From Hydractinia symbiolongicarpus strain clone_291-10 chromosome 11, HSymV2.1, whole genome shotgun sequence, the proteins below share one genomic window:
- the LOC130613418 gene encoding eosinophil peroxidase-like translates to MFKVLDEDSGNAGLVSQLHMSFGQFLDHDISLTPNAGGCKHPKCHPHSLKDFKYPCFPIKFSSTRDKGCTPFTRSFAVCQKGKAVRQQVNVLTSFIDASMVYSVNEKQLKRLRTMDGSLTFRCCRNNRFHYCCFIIGTGKLKVTNQNLLPFDPLSKAVCTTRGGCFLAGDVRCDEHIALASFHTLFVREHNRIANELKKLNKHWNGLKIFEETRKIVGAILQHITYNEYVPTLATLKPYRGFKQTTDPRVANAFSTAAFRFGHSQIKNHWSQLDANFNKISPDIPLRATYFNNTALIDHGIERTMMGLCGNASERVDTEFASGVAKKLFVPPGKQGFSNLIALNIQRGRDHGLPGYNEYRGICGLEKAKTFFGLRREIPNKSIRIAMQKIYRNVDNHIDLFAAGLAEKHLPGKIVGPTFSCIMKTQFEDLRDGDRYFYNRPGVFTPGQLSEIKRASLARVFCDNLKGIVSIQENVFKVYKPGVKRRVCNEISGINLNVWKENISPPKKYYQQYYRRRVSHYRRRVRHYRRRVSHYRRRSINYRRRATYYRRRVTHQQRRRIYRRRRSYQRHRF, encoded by the exons ATGTTTAAAGTATTAGATGAAGACTCTGGAAATGCAGGCCTTGTATCGCAGCTTCACATGTCATTTGGACAGTTTCTTGATCATGATATTTCATTGACACCAAATGCAGGCGGTTGTAAACATCCGAA atGTCATCCGCATAGTTTGAAAGATTTTAAATATCCATGTTTTCCTATAAAATTTTCGAGCACTAGGGATAAAGGATGTACACCGTTCACACGATCGTTTGCCGTTTGTCAGAAAGGAAAAGCCGTACGTCAACAAGTCAACGTTTTGACATCATTTATTGACGCGTCAATGGTGTACAGTGTCAATGAGAAACAACTGAAAAGGCTGAGAACAATGGACG GTTCGCTCACTTTCAGATGCTGTAGAAATAATCGGTTCCACTATTGCTGTTTCATTATAGGGACTGGTAAATTAAAAGTGACCAATCAGAATCTTCTCCCATTCGATCCATTATCAAAAGCAGTCTGCACAACACGTGGTGGTTGCTTTCTAGCAGGAGATGTTCGTTGTGATGAACATATTGCATTAGCCTCATTTCACACTTTATTTGTACGAGAACACAACAGAATAGCTAACGAGTTGAAAAAGCTGAATAAGCATTGGAATGGGTTGAAGATTTTCGAAGAAACGAGAAAAATAGTCGGCGCTATACTTCAGCATATTACTTACAATGAGTACGTTCCTACACTGGCTACGTTGAAACCTTATCGGGGTTTCAAACAAACTACTGATCCCAGGGTAGCCAACGCCTTCTCAACAGCGGCGTTTCGGTTCGGACACAGTCAAATCAAAAATCATTGGTCACAGCTGGATGCTAACTTCAATAAAATCTCACCAGATATTCCACTAAGAGCCACCTACTTTAATAATACTGCGCTAATTGATCATGGAATTGAGAGAACCATGATGGGTTTATGTGGAAATGCTTCAGAACGAGTTGATACTGAATTTGCTTCTGGTGTTGCAAAGAAGCTGTTTGTGCCACCGGGAAAACAAGGTTTTAGTAATTTGATAGCTTTAAATATCCAAAGAGGTAGGGATCACGGACTACCAGGATATAACGAGTACCGTGGTATATGCGGCTTAGAAAAAGCGAAAACTTTCTTCGGTTTGAGGCGCGAAATACCAAACAAGTCAATACGCATAGCAATGCAAAAAATTTACAGAAACGTTGACAATCATATTGATTTGTTTGCAGCAGGTCTGGCTGAAAAACATTTACCTGGTAAAATTGTGGGTCCAACATTTAGTTGTATCATGAAAACACAATTTGAAGATTTGAGAGACGGTGACCGGTATTTTTATAACCGCCCTGGCGTATTTACGCCCGGACAACTTTCTGAAATCAAAAGGGCATCACTGGCAAGAGTATTTTGTGACAATTTGAAAGGCATTGTGTCAattcaagaaaatgtttttaaagtatACAAACCTGGAGTTAAACGAAGAGTTTGTAACGAAATTTCTGGAATCAACTTGAATGTGTGGAAAGAAAATATTAGCCCGCCTAAGAAATACTATCAACAATATTACCGGCGTCGTGTAAGCCATTACCGACGACGTGTAAGACATTACCGACGACGTGTAAGCCATTATCGACGTCGGTCAATCAACTATCGACGCCGAGCAACTTATTACCGACGTCGAGTAACTCATCAACAACGTCGAAGAATTTACCGTCGCCGTAGATCTTATCAACGTCACCGTTTTTAA